GAAGGTTCGGAAGGGTGAAGGATGGCATAGCCTTTCATAATGTTTGACTTATCTATCCCTGCGTTCGGACTAAACGCCCCGTTCTTGACAGTCAGTAGAAAGCCCTTGAGCCCCTGTAGAGTGTAATCTGCTTCTCTTGCAACTAGCTCCGCAAGAGAAGGTGATATTGAATATCGCTCGGCAATCTCATTTGCACCTTTTAATGTGCAGATCTCGGAAAGTTTTGTGAACCTACCTTGCGACATAGCAACGAATTTTCCTGAAATGGCAAGAATATCCCCATTCTGGAACATTATCCCTGCTCTTTTTAGCATGCGGCTCAACTGGGGTATCAGTTTGAACTTCCCCTTCATTCTTTCTGAATGTATGGGTATGAGCTCCATATCTCTATCTACCTGCACAAGTAAACCAGCATACATTTATAACCAATCCCAAACCTAAAGTAAGCCAGAATTGGTAAAGCAGACTCAGCTGTTTCCAGCCTATAGAGACAGAGCCAAGCTGACAGAATTTGCAGGGTACCTTATGCCGTTATACTTCAAGGGAATCATAGAAGAGACTCTTGCGGTCAGAAACGCGGTAGGGATTTTTGATGTCTCACACATGGGAAGAATAAAGGTCTCAGGAAAAGAGAGCACAGTCTTTCTGAACAGACTACTGACTGCAAACATAGAGAAGGGAGAGGTGGGCAGAGCTATGTATGGCTTCATGTGCAATCAACAGGGAGGAATAATAGACGACCTGATAACATACAAGCTCTCAGACCAGAACTACACGATAGTAGTCAACTGCGCTAACAGAGAAAAGGACATTTCTTGGATGAAGTCCAATTCAGTTGGCCTAGATGTATCAATTCAGGATGTAACAGACCAGAGCGTACTCCTTGCAGTCCAGGGCCCCTTGGCTGCTGAAGTGTTGGATCGCTTCAGTGACCTGAAAAGATTCAGGTTCACCATGGCAAACTATGATGGCAATGAAATGATGGTCGCAAGGACGGGTTACACTGGAGAGGATGGCTTCGAGCTGATGCTGGAAGGAGTGACTCATGCTAATCCAGACATGGGCCTGAGGTTCTACTCAGAGCTGGTCGAAAGGATAATCAGAAGGGGAGGCTCTGAAGCCGGACTTGGGGCTAGGGACACGCTTAGGTTAGAAGCAGGTCTGCCTCTTCACGGCCAGGATATTGCAGAGGATGTTACACCGATTGAAGCTGGTCTGAACAGGTTTCTGGACCTTGAAAAATCTTACATTGGAAGTGAAGTGCACAGAATTCAGAACCAATCGGTTCAGAGGAGACTAGTTGGTCTTGTAGCTAAAGACGATTGCATTCCTAGAGCTCACCACAAGGTCTATCTGAACGGTGTGGAGGCTGGTGTCGTTACAAGCGGAACATATTCACCAATACTAAAGAAGGGGATAGCCATGGCCATGATTCAGAGCGAAGCATTAAACAGAAGCAACATCTTTGAAATAGAAGTCAGGGGTAAAATGTGCAAAGCTGAAATACACCAGTTTCCGTTCTATGATGTCGAAGTTTATGGGTACAGAAGGAAGCAGCAAAGTAAGTTATGATATACCTGATGACCTTCTTTATACAAAGGAGCACGAATGGGCCAGGATAATCTCAGATAAGGAAGTGCTTGTTGGGATAACCTCATATGCCGCCGAACAGCTACATGATGTG
This portion of the Conexivisphaerales archaeon genome encodes:
- a CDS encoding coenzyme F420-0:L-glutamate ligase; the protein is MQVDRDMELIPIHSERMKGKFKLIPQLSRMLKRAGIMFQNGDILAISGKFVAMSQGRFTKLSEICTLKGANEIAERYSISPSLAELVAREADYTLQGLKGFLLTVKNGAFSPNAGIDKSNIMKGYAILHPSEPSRVARMIRDWAYLEFSSLVGVVITDSRLQPLRMGTVGIAIGASGLPSVIDDRGRRDLFGNVMRVTRRAIADDIASAAQLLMGETDESVPLVVVRGSGINVSFDYDGLDVTIPPSQCIYVKGLSAMKIS
- the gcvT gene encoding glycine cleavage system aminomethyltransferase GcvT; protein product: MVKQTQLFPAYRDRAKLTEFAGYLMPLYFKGIIEETLAVRNAVGIFDVSHMGRIKVSGKESTVFLNRLLTANIEKGEVGRAMYGFMCNQQGGIIDDLITYKLSDQNYTIVVNCANREKDISWMKSNSVGLDVSIQDVTDQSVLLAVQGPLAAEVLDRFSDLKRFRFTMANYDGNEMMVARTGYTGEDGFELMLEGVTHANPDMGLRFYSELVERIIRRGGSEAGLGARDTLRLEAGLPLHGQDIAEDVTPIEAGLNRFLDLEKSYIGSEVHRIQNQSVQRRLVGLVAKDDCIPRAHHKVYLNGVEAGVVTSGTYSPILKKGIAMAMIQSEALNRSNIFEIEVRGKMCKAEIHQFPFYDVEVYGYRRKQQSKL